Within the Bacillus sp. DX3.1 genome, the region TTTAATCCGGAACATGGTTGGGAAAATTTTTTCTATAGTAAGCATTGTTATTAAGAGTGTAATTTCTTTAAGGAGGAATATTTTTATGGGCGTTTTAAGTGGAAATCCACAACATGAACCAATGCACTACGGAGAAGTTTTTGGAATTTGGAGCTATCTTGCAGCGGCACAAGGTGCAATTGCTGGTTATCAGGTTCTCATTAACCATACAGGAGATGAGGACTTAAAGAAATTTTTAGAAAACCTTGTAGAGAATGATATCCAATCCGAAGTTGAAGAATTAAAAAATTTATTAAAATTAAACGGTGTTGCATTACCACCAGCACCTCCAGAAAGACCAGTTGCATCTATTGAAACTATCCCTCCTGGAGCTCGTATTAATGATGCGGAAATTGCAGCTAAAGTTTCTATGGATCTTGCTGCTGGTTTAGTAGCGTGTAGTCAAGCTATGGGACAATCTCTTCGAGAAGATGTAGGAATGATGTTTGGTCAATTCCATATGAAAAAA harbors:
- a CDS encoding DUF3231 family protein gives rise to the protein MGVLSGNPQHEPMHYGEVFGIWSYLAAAQGAIAGYQVLINHTGDEDLKKFLENLVENDIQSEVEELKNLLKLNGVALPPAPPERPVASIETIPPGARINDAEIAAKVSMDLAAGLVACSQAMGQSLREDVGMMFGQFHMKKAQAGAVLLRLNKKKGWIIPPPLHVQQSEQA